From one Coffea eugenioides isolate CCC68of chromosome 11, Ceug_1.0, whole genome shotgun sequence genomic stretch:
- the LOC113752816 gene encoding protein LYK5-like yields the protein MNEYLICFFLIVGHLASRLNGQQQYSGNSVLSCNNTDKKGPSPAFLYSCNGEKHFCPAFLIFRSQSTYNSATAISNLTSSSAVELARINNISISGVLPQSREVIVPVNCSCSGQYYQANASYLIQSDYDTYYTIANNTYQGLSTCDALKRENPYDALDIGPGMTLRVPLRCACPSKNQTRNGIKFLLTYLVTWNDNIADLSYRFNVTARSLADANGFSEKDPVLYPFTTILIPLSGEPFSSQPTVYSSVDAPSPSTPPRRRKESQIGIYIGIAAGSSFGILSCVLFLIFSHFVRGKINEASLKNKDGNKMQNLPANILDKIADFDQELKIYEFEELEAATGNFSPQKKLSDSVYRGVLRGKLVAIKRMSKDVRREVKILQKINHFNLISLYGVCERNGVYHLAYEFMENGSVKQWLKEKGFPEIQSWNTRIRIALDIANGLDYLHNFTAPAYVHKDINSGNILLNGDLRAKIANFSFAKSSEGGEFSNSSSTTFFPGTKGYMAPEYLEDQKVGPKIDVYAFGVVLLELITGRDAIFVEGGQDVLLSEAVISVMAAADAEYAIGDLIDPCLQVKHPIGYIIDHSELALRLIKLSVACLAREPSERLTMAEVISRLMKIQLDVQKTEYSFSIV from the coding sequence ATGAACGAGTATTTAATCTGTTTCTTCTTGATTGTGGGGCATTTGGCTTCCAGGTTGAATGGCCAACAACAGTATTCtggaaattctgttttgagcTGCAACAACACCGATAAAAAAGGACCATCTCCAGCATTCTTATATTCCTGCAATGGCGAAAAGCATTTTTGCCCAGCATTTCTGATTTTCAGATCTCAATCAACTTATAATTCAGCCACCGCCATCTCGAACCTCACATCTTCCTCTGCAGTGGAACTTGCTCGTATCAACAATATCTCGATATCTGGGGTCTTGCCTCAGAGCAGAGAGGTGATTGTTCCCGTCAATTGTTCGTGTTCAGGTCAGTACTACCAGGCTAACGCCTCTTATCTTATCCAGAGTGACTACGATACCTACTATACAATAGCAAACAACACTTATCAGGGGCTTTCGACTTGTGATGCACTTAAACGGGAAAATCCCTACGATGCATTGGACATTGGACCTGGTATGACTTTGCGGGTGCCACTTAGATGCGCATGCCCTTCAAAAAATCAGACAAGAAATGGCATAAAATTTTTGCTGACCTACTTGGTTACTTGGAATGATAACATTGCTGATCTTAGTTACAGGTTTAACGTGACTGCCAGAAGTTTAGCTGATGCCAATGGATTTTCTGAAAAAGATCCAGTTCTTTATCCTTTTACAACTATTCTGATACCTCTGTCAGGTGAACCGTTTAGTTCCCAACCAACGGTTTATTCTTCAGTGGATGCGCCTTCTCCATCCACTCCTCCTAGAAGGCGCAAGGAGTCCCAAATAGGGATTTATATTGGGATAGCGGCTGGAAGCTCTTTTGGTATTCTCTCTTGTGTcttgtttcttatcttttcccATTTCGTGCGAGGCAAAATTAATGAAGCTTCTTTGAAGAACAAAGACGGGAACAAGATGCAGAATTTACCTGCAAATATTCTGGATAAAATTGCTGATTTTGATCAGGAGCTGAAAATTTATGAATTTGAAGAACTGGAGGCAgcaactggaaatttttccccACAGAAGAAGCTGAGTGACTCTGTCTATCGTGGTGTTCTTCGTGGGAAATTGGTGGCCATTAAAAGGATGAGCAAAGATGTCAGGCGGGAAGTCAAAATTCTTCAAAAGATAAACCACTTCAACTTGATTAGCCTCTATGGTGTGTGCGAGCGTAATGGTGTTTACCACCTTGCTTATGAGTTCATGGAAAATGGATCCGTGAAGCAATGGCTCAAGGAAAAGGGTTTCCCTGAGATTCAAAGTTGGAATACTAGAATTCGTATTGCTCTAGATATTGCTAACGGGCTCGACTATCTTCACAATTTCACTGCTCCAGCATATGTGCACAAGGACATAAATAGTGGCAATATTTTACTTAATGGTGATCTGAGGGCCAAAATTGCAAATTTTAGCTTTGCTAAGTCATCTGAAGGAGGTGAATTTAGCAATTCATCGTCTACCACATTTTTTCCGGGAACAAAAGGTTATATGGCACCGGAATACTTGGAAGATCAAAAGGTAGGTCCTAAAATAGATGTTTATGCCTTCGGGGTTGTTCTTCTCGAGTTGATCACTGGAAGAGATGCCATATTTGTAGAAGGTGGCCAAGATGTTCTGCTTTCTGAAGCAGTAATCTCAGTCATGGCTGCCGCAGATGCAGAATATGCTATTGGAGACCTTATAGATCCTTGCCTGCAAGTAAAGCATCCTATTGGTTACATCATTGATCATTCAGAACTTGCTCTTCGCCTGATAAAATTAAGTGTAGCATGCTTGGCTAGAGAGCCGTCAGAAAGACTAACCATGGCTGAAGTAATTTCTAGATTAATGAAAATTCAGTTAGATGTCCAAAAAACAGAATACTCCTTTTCTATAGTATAG